A single window of Nicotiana sylvestris chromosome 3, ASM39365v2, whole genome shotgun sequence DNA harbors:
- the LOC138887446 gene encoding uncharacterized protein: protein MRYTNATEESNEEEMQINLDLVEERREAAQIRMAAQKQMIERYYNRKANLRYFKIGDFVLKKVFRSTKAANGGKLSPNWEGPNRVRGIAGKGAYELETMDGIILLSNWNAVHLKKYYF from the coding sequence ATGAGATATACAAATGCTACTGAGGAATCAAATGAAGAAGAGATGCAGATAAATCTGGATTTAGTAGAAGAACGAAGAGAAGCAGCGCAAATAAGGATGGCGGCTCAAAAACAGATGATTGAGCGATATTATAATAGGAAAGCAAATTTGAGGTACTTtaagattggggacttcgtccTCAAAAAGGTGTTTCGATCAACGAAAGCGGCTAATGGGGGAAAGTTAAGTCCAAATTGGGAAGGCCCTAATAGGGTTCGAGGCATCGCTGGAAAGGGAGCATATGAATTGGAAACTATGGATGGCATCATACTACTGTCAAattggaatgctgttcatttGAAAAAGTATTACTTCTAG